One Streptomyces sp. NBC_00223 genomic window carries:
- a CDS encoding MMPL family transporter codes for MGDVIVATVARWCFRHKWLVIVLWLAALLGVGASAQTLGDSYSNAFSLKGTESAKVLDLMDKVVPERSGEADTVVWHVDSGSVRDASVRQRIDPALAKIARQKDVGTVVSPYDKAGAAQISRDGRTAYATVTYTRLGNDMSNDQAQLLIDTAHSASTKGLAVEVGGNKPAQAEQPLPGLAEGVGIAAAGVVLFLALGSLFGMLLPIVTALFGIGISSSAIILLSHGMDVADFSPQLAMLVGLGVGIDYALFIVTRHRKGILRGKSPEEAAVTALNTSGRAVLFAGGTVCIALLGMFTLRLTFLNGVAVASALTVVITVAAAVTLLPALLGALGMRVLSRRQRRALAAGGPSTETATGAAARWSSFLERHPRALTVVAVAVMATLAIPALSLRLGSSDQGNNPTTTTTRKAYDMLATGFGPGFNGPLTILAEVPAASDKAALDRLVTTLKGTDGVAYAAAMPMKPGDKVALIQAVPTTSPQDKATSDLIDHLRDDVVPAAEQGSTMRAYVGGPTAMFEDFSTVLFGKLPLFIGVIIVLGFVLLLIAFRSLIVPLTAAVMNLVAAAASFGVLVAIFQWGWGGSLAGREGPIDAFLPVIMLSLLFGLSMDYQVFLVSRMHEEWVHTRDNARAVRVGLAETSRVINSAAVIMICVFGAFVLSGQRVLAMFGIGLAGAVALDAFILRTVLVPSLMHMFGSANWWLPAWLDKRLPHLAVEPAEDEAPEDSAGPAVRGRVTGAAGLPVGGSELTLIAADGRQVGRARAADDGTFLLPTPGEGAYVLVANAAGHHPQTASVLTADRPVDCDLRLTGTGSLTGTVRRADGQPVEDARVVLKDADGHEIASVRTGADGSYAFGNLYAGSYTLLTMGYPPFPATVRVTEGGTLDDDGDGGSPLELTLSTD; via the coding sequence ATGGGGGATGTGATCGTGGCCACAGTGGCGCGATGGTGCTTCCGGCACAAATGGCTGGTGATCGTGCTGTGGCTGGCGGCGCTGCTCGGCGTCGGCGCCTCGGCGCAGACGCTGGGGGACAGCTACTCCAACGCGTTCTCGCTGAAGGGCACCGAGTCCGCGAAGGTCCTCGACCTGATGGACAAGGTCGTCCCCGAGCGCTCGGGCGAGGCCGACACCGTCGTGTGGCACGTCGACTCCGGCTCGGTGCGCGACGCGTCCGTACGGCAGCGGATCGACCCCGCGCTGGCCAAGATCGCCCGGCAGAAGGACGTCGGTACGGTCGTCAGCCCGTACGACAAGGCGGGCGCCGCGCAGATCAGCCGGGACGGCCGCACGGCGTACGCCACCGTGACGTACACCCGTCTCGGCAACGACATGAGCAACGACCAGGCGCAGCTGCTGATCGACACCGCGCACAGCGCGAGCACCAAGGGCCTGGCGGTCGAGGTCGGCGGCAACAAGCCCGCCCAGGCCGAGCAGCCGCTGCCGGGGCTCGCCGAGGGCGTCGGCATCGCGGCCGCGGGCGTGGTGCTCTTCCTGGCGCTCGGCTCGCTGTTCGGCATGCTGCTGCCGATCGTGACCGCGCTGTTCGGCATCGGCATCTCGTCGTCCGCGATCATCCTGCTCAGCCACGGCATGGATGTGGCCGACTTCTCCCCGCAGTTGGCGATGCTGGTCGGTCTGGGCGTCGGCATCGACTACGCGCTGTTCATCGTGACCCGCCACCGCAAGGGCATCCTGCGCGGCAAGAGCCCCGAGGAGGCCGCGGTCACCGCGCTGAACACCTCGGGCCGGGCCGTGCTTTTCGCGGGCGGCACGGTGTGCATCGCGCTGCTCGGCATGTTCACGCTGCGGCTGACCTTCCTCAACGGCGTGGCCGTCGCCTCCGCGCTGACCGTCGTCATCACGGTGGCCGCGGCCGTCACGCTGCTGCCCGCGCTGCTCGGCGCGCTCGGCATGCGGGTGCTCAGCCGCAGGCAGCGCCGGGCGCTGGCGGCCGGCGGCCCGAGCACCGAGACCGCCACGGGCGCGGCGGCCCGCTGGTCGTCGTTCCTCGAACGGCACCCGCGCGCGCTGACCGTGGTGGCCGTGGCGGTGATGGCGACCCTGGCGATCCCGGCGCTGAGCCTGCGTCTTGGCTCCTCCGACCAGGGCAACAACCCGACGACGACCACCACCCGCAAGGCGTACGACATGCTGGCGACGGGATTCGGTCCGGGCTTCAACGGCCCGCTGACCATCCTCGCCGAGGTGCCCGCCGCGTCCGACAAGGCCGCGCTCGACCGGCTGGTGACCACGCTCAAGGGCACGGACGGGGTCGCCTACGCGGCGGCCATGCCGATGAAGCCGGGCGACAAGGTCGCGCTGATACAGGCCGTGCCGACCACCTCCCCGCAGGACAAGGCGACGTCCGACCTGATCGACCACCTTCGTGACGACGTCGTACCGGCGGCCGAACAGGGCAGCACGATGCGGGCGTACGTCGGCGGGCCGACCGCGATGTTCGAGGACTTCTCGACCGTGCTGTTCGGGAAGCTGCCGCTGTTCATCGGTGTGATCATCGTGCTCGGCTTCGTGCTGCTCCTGATCGCGTTCCGCAGCCTGATCGTCCCGCTGACCGCGGCGGTGATGAACCTGGTGGCGGCGGCCGCGTCGTTCGGCGTGCTGGTGGCCATCTTCCAGTGGGGCTGGGGCGGTTCGCTGGCCGGGCGGGAGGGGCCGATCGACGCCTTCCTGCCGGTGATCATGCTCTCCCTGCTCTTCGGTCTGTCGATGGACTACCAGGTCTTCCTGGTCAGCCGCATGCACGAGGAGTGGGTGCACACCCGGGACAACGCGCGGGCGGTACGGGTCGGGCTCGCCGAGACCAGCCGGGTGATCAACTCGGCGGCCGTCATCATGATCTGCGTCTTCGGCGCCTTCGTGCTCAGCGGGCAGCGGGTGCTGGCGATGTTCGGCATAGGGCTGGCGGGCGCGGTCGCGCTGGACGCGTTCATCCTGCGGACGGTGCTGGTGCCGTCGCTCATGCACATGTTCGGGTCGGCCAACTGGTGGCTGCCGGCCTGGCTGGACAAGCGGCTGCCGCACCTCGCGGTGGAGCCTGCCGAGGACGAGGCGCCGGAGGACTCCGCGGGTCCGGCCGTACGGGGGCGGGTGACGGGCGCGGCCGGATTGCCCGTGGGGGGCTCGGAGTTGACCCTCATCGCCGCGGACGGCCGCCAGGTGGGCCGGGCGCGGGCGGCGGACGACGGTACGTTCCTGCTGCCGACGCCGGGCGAGGGCGCGTACGTCCTGGTCGCCAACGCCGCCGGGCACCACCCGCAGACGGCGAGCGTGCTGACCGCCGACCGCCCGGTCGACTGCGATCTGCGCCTCACCGGCACGGGCTCGCTCACCGGTACGGTCCGCCGCGCCGACGGGCAGCCGGTCGAAGACGCGCGGGTCGTACTGAAGGACGCGGACGGTCACGAGATCGCGTCCGTACGGACGGGTGCGGACGGCTCGTACGCCTTCGGCAATCTCTACGCGGGCAGTTACACGTTGCTGACCATGGGGTACCCGCCCTTCCCGGCAACCGTGCGGGTCACCGAGGGCGGCACCCTGGACGACGACGGCGACGGCGGCTCCCCCCTCGAACTCACCCTCTCCACGGACTGA
- a CDS encoding response regulator transcription factor — protein sequence MVEDEPGIADILRITLKYNGFTVHSAATGREAVAAAREHRPDLVLLDVMLPDGNGWEVCRTLREQRAADGPDGDDLAIIFVTARDAPRDVVAGLALGGDDYITKPFGVDEVVARVHAVLRRTRRGDGRPADRVLRHGDLEMDESTYTVSRADRPVELTPTEYNLLRHLMRNAGRILTKEQLLQHVWQYDTAVSSTVVETYISYLRRKLDRLGPPLIETRRGIGYGLCAPRPDAGEDSADAGEDAAGPAMPGGGVR from the coding sequence ATCGTCGAGGACGAGCCCGGCATCGCCGACATCCTGCGGATCACCCTCAAGTACAACGGCTTCACCGTGCACAGCGCGGCCACCGGGCGCGAGGCCGTCGCCGCCGCGCGCGAGCACCGGCCCGACCTCGTACTGCTCGACGTGATGCTGCCCGACGGCAACGGCTGGGAGGTCTGCCGGACCCTGCGCGAGCAGCGCGCCGCCGACGGCCCGGACGGCGACGACCTCGCGATCATCTTCGTCACCGCGCGGGACGCGCCGCGCGACGTCGTGGCCGGCCTCGCGCTCGGCGGCGACGACTACATCACCAAGCCGTTCGGCGTGGACGAGGTGGTGGCCCGGGTGCACGCGGTGCTGCGCCGTACCCGGCGCGGTGACGGCCGCCCCGCCGACCGGGTGCTGCGCCACGGCGACCTGGAGATGGACGAGTCCACGTACACCGTCAGCCGCGCGGACCGGCCGGTCGAGCTGACGCCCACCGAGTACAACCTGCTGCGGCACCTGATGCGCAACGCCGGGCGCATCCTCACCAAGGAGCAACTGCTCCAGCACGTATGGCAGTACGACACCGCCGTGTCCTCCACGGTCGTGGAGACGTACATCTCCTATTTGCGGCGCAAGCTCGACCGGCTGGGCCCGCCGCTCATCGAGACCCGGCGCGGCATCGGCTACGGGCTGTGCGCACCGCGCCCGGACGCCGGTGAGGACTCGGCCGACGCCGGTGAGGACGCGGCCGGCCCGGCCATGCCCGGTGGGGGCGTACGGTGA
- a CDS encoding sensor histidine kinase gives MRRCFWPRPHSLRGRFTIANVIFLAVGLVLAAAASIAATYMVLISEIDDSLRSSQSALSQTALDANGLRQLCTLADLLSSGKSDSSIAQAFQQDLLIVLDPKGRPATMCRDGDVPFSAEQRRLADALPDAARLARGGQAATVTSGNTEYRVVALRLSDGTIVVKGTRLNGVRHAIGKLLIVESGVGVVLLALLATGSLTAARRRLSPLEDMVETASAIAEGDLSRRIGTARHGSLEVEQLSTALNAMLQQIETALTDSERATDQLRRFLADASHELRTPLASVRGYLQLYEKGMLDADEQDRALGRVSAEALRMSRLVDELLALARLEDRPTLTFRPVDLCCLVRDAAADLAAQQPGRPLTLLLPQGGRDLPEGGRELPDALGDEAGLRQVVGNLLSNVRVHTPADSPLTIAVEPYGDGELRLRISDSGPGLSAQDADRVFDRFFRAAPDRARDTGGSGLGMSIVQAVVHAHHGTVTLDTAPGKGLTVHVTLPAAPAPAPVLVRA, from the coding sequence GTGAGGCGCTGCTTCTGGCCCCGGCCCCACTCGCTGCGCGGCCGCTTCACCATCGCCAATGTGATCTTCCTCGCCGTGGGCCTGGTGCTCGCCGCGGCGGCCAGCATCGCGGCCACCTACATGGTGCTGATCAGCGAGATAGACGACTCGCTGCGCAGCTCGCAGTCCGCCCTCTCACAGACCGCGCTCGACGCAAACGGCCTGCGCCAACTGTGCACGCTGGCCGACCTGTTGAGCAGCGGCAAGAGTGACTCCTCCATCGCCCAGGCGTTCCAGCAGGACCTGCTCATCGTGCTCGACCCGAAGGGCCGGCCGGCGACCATGTGCCGGGACGGCGACGTGCCGTTCAGCGCCGAGCAGCGGCGGCTGGCGGACGCGCTGCCCGACGCCGCCCGGCTGGCCCGCGGCGGCCAGGCCGCGACCGTGACCTCGGGGAACACCGAGTACCGGGTCGTGGCGCTGCGGCTGAGCGACGGCACGATCGTGGTCAAGGGCACCCGGCTGAACGGGGTGCGGCACGCCATCGGGAAGCTGCTGATCGTGGAGTCGGGCGTCGGGGTGGTGCTGCTCGCGCTGCTCGCGACCGGTTCGCTGACCGCCGCCCGGCGGCGGCTCAGCCCGTTGGAGGACATGGTGGAGACCGCGTCGGCGATCGCCGAGGGCGACCTGTCCCGGCGGATCGGCACCGCCCGCCACGGCTCGCTGGAGGTCGAACAGCTCAGTACCGCCCTCAACGCGATGCTCCAGCAGATCGAGACCGCGCTGACCGACAGCGAACGCGCCACCGACCAACTGCGCCGCTTCCTCGCCGACGCCTCCCATGAACTGCGCACCCCGCTGGCGTCCGTACGCGGCTATCTCCAGCTGTACGAGAAGGGCATGCTCGACGCCGACGAGCAGGACCGGGCGCTCGGCCGGGTCTCCGCGGAGGCGCTGCGGATGAGCCGCCTGGTCGACGAACTCCTCGCCCTGGCCCGGCTGGAGGACCGCCCGACGCTCACCTTCCGGCCGGTCGACCTGTGCTGCCTGGTACGGGACGCCGCCGCGGATCTCGCCGCGCAGCAGCCGGGCCGCCCGCTCACGCTGCTGCTGCCGCAGGGCGGCCGGGACCTGCCGGAGGGCGGCCGGGAGCTGCCGGACGCGCTCGGCGACGAGGCCGGGCTGCGGCAGGTCGTCGGCAATCTGCTGAGCAACGTCCGTGTCCACACCCCCGCGGACTCGCCGCTGACCATCGCCGTGGAGCCGTACGGGGACGGTGAACTCCGGCTGCGGATCAGCGACTCGGGTCCCGGGCTGAGCGCCCAGGACGCCGACCGGGTCTTCGACCGCTTCTTCCGCGCGGCTCCCGACCGGGCTCGTGACACCGGGGGTTCGGGCCTGGGCATGTCCATCGTGCAGGCGGTCGTGCACGCCCACCACGGCACGGTCACCCTGGACACCGCGCCCGGCAAGGGCCTGACCGTCCACGTCACCCTGCCGGCGGCCCCGGCCCCGGCGCCCGTACTGGTTCGCGCCTGA